In Raphanus sativus cultivar WK10039 chromosome 5, ASM80110v3, whole genome shotgun sequence, the following proteins share a genomic window:
- the LOC130512429 gene encoding putative F-box protein At1g46984: MNREKYNPMNHCKIIRRRTQSSTTSSTYVGGNPETLPIDLIMEILKRLPAKTIAKFRFVSKQWGSLLCNPYFTKSFLTCSSTRPRLLFTFEFGGKWHFFSSPQPQNGDEQVVIADYHMGVSGDWYKETCIPTNGVIYLNDRQMLKEKMERVPVICNPSTGQQVHLPKVLAKNKDFRSFLGYDPIEDQLKVLCMTVARYREQINSREHQVLTVGKGKPSWRKIACLFPHVPENYGSGICINGILYYIARGNLNTVIACFDVKYEKFRFIQIDDENSKLYSFLTLINYKGKLGVIVYDSSINGQLWVLDDPEKEKWSKHIFHLPDAAFWTMRSIWAIDTGEIVWAPHRWTHPFHVFYYNLERQSVRRVEIKGIEGKVSMGHYRPEAIFTFTNHVENVMLL, translated from the exons ATGAACCGAGAGAAGTACAATCCAATGAATCACTGTAAGATCATCAGACGCCGCACACAATCATCGAC TACCTCCTCAACTTATGTAGGAGGGAACCCAGAGACGCTTCCCATCGATCTTATCATGGAGATACTCAAGAGATTACCGGCAAAAACCATTGCCAAATTCCGTTTCGTCTCGAAGCAGTGGGGTTCCTTACTTTGCAATCCATATTTCACGAAATCATTCCTGACATGTTCGTCAACTCGGCCACGTCTTCTGTTCACGTTCGAATTTGGCGGCAAGTGGCATTTCTTCTCGTCCCCTCAGCCTCAAAATGGCGATGAGCAGGTTGTAATAGCAGATTATCATATGGGGGTCTCCGGAGATTGGTACAAGGAAACTTGTATACCCACCAACGGGGTTATCTATCTAAACGATAGGCAGATGTTAAAGGAAAAGATGGAAAGGGTCCCTGTGATATGTAACCCTAGCACGGGTCAGCAGGTACATTTACCTAAAGTGTTAGCAAAGAATAAGGATTTCAGAAGCTTTTTAGGGTATGATCCAATCGAGGATCAACTCAAGGTTTTGTGCATGACTGTGGCAAGGTATAGAGAACAAATTAACTCTAGAGAGCATCAAGTTCTGACGGTAGGTAAAGGAAAACCATCATGGAGGAAGATCGCATGTTTGTTTCCGCATGTTCCTGAGAATTACGGAAGTGGGATATGCATCAACGGGATTTTGTATTACATAGCTCGCGGCAACTTGAATACAGTGATAGCATGCTTTGACGTTAAGTATGAGAAATTTAGGTTTATACAAATAGATGATGAGAACTCTAAGTTGTATTCGTTCTTGACGTTAATAAACTACAAGGGAAAGTTAGGTGTCATAGTCTATGATAGTAGTATCAATGGTCAGTTATGGGTTCTAGATGATCCTGAGAAGGAGAAATGGTCAAAGCATATCTTTCATTTGCCAGATGCAGCCTTTTGGACCATGAGATCAATTTGGGCAATTGATACGGGTGAAATTGTTTGGGCGCCACATCGTTGGACCCATCCATTCCATGTCTTCTACTACAATCTGGAGAGACAGAGCGTTAGAAGAGTTGAGATCAAAGGAATTGAAGGGAAGGTATCGATGGGTCATTATCGCCCCGAAGCAATCTTCACCTTTACAAACCATGTTgagaatgtgatgcttctgtaA